The Toxorhynchites rutilus septentrionalis strain SRP chromosome 3, ASM2978413v1, whole genome shotgun sequence genome includes a region encoding these proteins:
- the LOC129776097 gene encoding acyl-coenzyme A diphosphatase NUDT19-like isoform X2 has product MRKFAKFWRESASLIILARDGNQVSHGDYNYKVLVFKRTEKTSFMPNSIVFPGGAYDKQDESARWKDRDHLFLKMTAQRNISLRITALREAFEELGVLFGHTDGQAASRTNGFSECFQNFDITSWQKSVHDGEKSFADLCNKLDILPDILNMYEWSTWLTPAMFRKRRFETAFYLIALNEKPAITAEPHEVDQYFWETPAGLLQAHKEEKLWLAPPQCYELTRLSHLYDIDEIVRFAKIRCHKGSPLFCPVQYKCSDAVVFLLPGDDLYPQNYDYITAHDFEKYQNMTAAQLRQESKNLHRTEHTGLHAQVYYQNITPFNGHLSLSGEGTHLAKL; this is encoded by the exons ATGAGGAAATTCGCGAAATTTTGGCGAGAATCGGCTAGCTTGATTATCCTAGCACGAGATGGAAATCAAGTCTCCCATGGTGACTACAATTATAAG GTACTCGTCTTCAAGCGAACGGAGAAAACCTCATTTATGCCCAATAGCATTGTTTTCCCGGGTGGAGCATACGATAAGCAGGATGAGAGTGCGCG GTGGAAGGACCGCGaccatttatttttgaaaatgacTGCACAGAG AAATATATCGTTACGAATAACTGCGCTACGGGAAGCCTTTGAGGAACTAGGTGTTCTATTTGGACATACCGATGGACAAGCCGCTTCTAGGACAAACGGATTCAGCGAgtgttttcaaaactttgataTAACTTCGTGGCAAAAAAGTGTACATGACGGCGAAAAATCTTTTGCGGACCTTTGCAATAAGCTTGATATCCTACCGGATATTCTCAATATGTATGAATGGTCTACGTGGTTAACACCAGCCATGTTCCGAAAACGTCGATTCGAAACGGCGTTCTACTTAATTGCGTTGAACGAGAAACCTGCAATCACAGCAGAACCGCATGAAGTTGACCAGTATTTC TGGGAGACTCCAGCTGGTTTGCTGCAGGCACACAAGGAAGAGAAGCTTTGGCTAGCGCCACCTCAATGTTACGAACTGACGCGGCTCAGTCATCTCTACGACATTGACGAGATTGTTCGCTTTGCAAAAATCAGATGCCACAAGGGAAGTCCACTCTTCTGCCCTGTTCAGTATAAATGTTCGGATGCGGTCGTTTTTCTGTTGCCAGGGGATGATTTGTATCCTCAAAACTATGATTATATCACAGCTCATGATTTTGAGAAATACCAAAATATGACAGCGGCGCAATTAAGGCAAGAGTCTAAAAATTTGCACCGAACGGAACATACCGGGTTGCATGCGCAAGTTTACTATCAAAACATTACGCCGTTTAATGGCCATTTAAGTCTAAGCGGAGAAGGAACACATTTAGCAAAGTTGTAA
- the LOC129776097 gene encoding acyl-coenzyme A diphosphatase NUDT19-like isoform X1 translates to MRKFAKFWRESASLIILARDGNQVSHGDYNYKVLVFKRTEKTSFMPNSIVFPGGAYDKQDESARWVELFSRMNVPNNLLQALTKVEGPRPFIFENDCTEVLDRNISLRITALREAFEELGVLFGHTDGQAASRTNGFSECFQNFDITSWQKSVHDGEKSFADLCNKLDILPDILNMYEWSTWLTPAMFRKRRFETAFYLIALNEKPAITAEPHEVDQYFWETPAGLLQAHKEEKLWLAPPQCYELTRLSHLYDIDEIVRFAKIRCHKGSPLFCPVQYKCSDAVVFLLPGDDLYPQNYDYITAHDFEKYQNMTAAQLRQESKNLHRTEHTGLHAQVYYQNITPFNGHLSLSGEGTHLAKL, encoded by the exons ATGAGGAAATTCGCGAAATTTTGGCGAGAATCGGCTAGCTTGATTATCCTAGCACGAGATGGAAATCAAGTCTCCCATGGTGACTACAATTATAAG GTACTCGTCTTCAAGCGAACGGAGAAAACCTCATTTATGCCCAATAGCATTGTTTTCCCGGGTGGAGCATACGATAAGCAGGATGAGAGTGCGCGGTGGGTTGAATTGTTTTCTCGAATGAACGTTCCAAATAACTTACTCCAGGCCTTAACAAAGGTGGAAGGACCGCGaccatttatttttgaaaatgacTGCACAGAGGTATTGGATAG AAATATATCGTTACGAATAACTGCGCTACGGGAAGCCTTTGAGGAACTAGGTGTTCTATTTGGACATACCGATGGACAAGCCGCTTCTAGGACAAACGGATTCAGCGAgtgttttcaaaactttgataTAACTTCGTGGCAAAAAAGTGTACATGACGGCGAAAAATCTTTTGCGGACCTTTGCAATAAGCTTGATATCCTACCGGATATTCTCAATATGTATGAATGGTCTACGTGGTTAACACCAGCCATGTTCCGAAAACGTCGATTCGAAACGGCGTTCTACTTAATTGCGTTGAACGAGAAACCTGCAATCACAGCAGAACCGCATGAAGTTGACCAGTATTTC TGGGAGACTCCAGCTGGTTTGCTGCAGGCACACAAGGAAGAGAAGCTTTGGCTAGCGCCACCTCAATGTTACGAACTGACGCGGCTCAGTCATCTCTACGACATTGACGAGATTGTTCGCTTTGCAAAAATCAGATGCCACAAGGGAAGTCCACTCTTCTGCCCTGTTCAGTATAAATGTTCGGATGCGGTCGTTTTTCTGTTGCCAGGGGATGATTTGTATCCTCAAAACTATGATTATATCACAGCTCATGATTTTGAGAAATACCAAAATATGACAGCGGCGCAATTAAGGCAAGAGTCTAAAAATTTGCACCGAACGGAACATACCGGGTTGCATGCGCAAGTTTACTATCAAAACATTACGCCGTTTAATGGCCATTTAAGTCTAAGCGGAGAAGGAACACATTTAGCAAAGTTGTAA
- the LOC129776098 gene encoding uncharacterized protein LOC129776098 isoform X1 has product MRVSINTPEDCTINEQFIKLVQETPMLWNLHLPQYRNRELKEQKWAEVGALFNLSGTDAYKKFVALREKYKREQKLRESKSIALIECWRLYDNMKFLDTVSFSRDRRWTKPKHIIKNQKGPPMVLLKQDLAALIKSEFPEMHTSSTPTSPSYQISGEPSENGSNETYHDNSDFYNESTTQGANSDGADYGERIESIPDVHLMAADTNPGSSHESKILHRLESSTSGVLENYDRRKHSWARCETLGQRVAQTMYALEEHDPDLALKFDIMLSESITSIKKDQLQRLMSRKQMQQEEQQRNRNSEDSSLR; this is encoded by the exons ATGCGTGTGTCCATAAATACACCCGAGGATTGTACTATTAACGAACAGTTTATCAAGTTGGTACAGGAAACACCAATGCTTTGGAACCTGCACCTGCCCCAGTATCGTAACCGGGAATTGAAGGAGCAGAAATGGGCCGAAGTTGGCGCCTTATTTAATCTTAGTG GTACCGATGCGTATAAGAAATTTGTTGCTCTGCGAGAGAAATACAAGCGGGAACAGAAATTGCGTGAATCTAAAAGCATAGCTCTTATTGAATGTTGGCGGTTGTATGACAATATGAaatttctcgatacagtttcctTCTCTAGGGACCGGCGATGGACCAAACCCAAGCACATCATCAAAAATCAGAAAGGACCTCCAATGGTGCTTCTGAAGCAGGATCTAGCCGCCTTGATAAAATCCGAATTTCCCGAAATGCACACCAGCTCAACCCCAACATCGCCCAGTTATCAGATTTCCGGCGAACCCTCGGAAAATGGATCCAACGAGACGTACCACGACAATTCCGATTTTTACAATGAGTCAACCACACAGGGTGCCAATTCGGACGGCGCAGATTACGGCGAGCGAATTGAAAGTATTCCCGATGTCCATCTTATGGCAGCAGATACCAATCCTGGTTCATCACACGAGTCCAAGATTCTTCATCGACTGGAATCGTCAACTTCTGGTGTGTTGGAGAACTACGACCGGCGAAAACACAGCTGGGCGCGGTGCGAGACCCTCGGGCAGCGAGTGGCTCAGACGATGTACGCTTTGGAGGAACATGATCCCGATCTGGCGTTGAAGTTCGACATTATGTTGAGTGAGTCAATCACTAGTATCAAGAAAGACCAACTGCAGCGGCTGATGAGTAGAAAACAGATGCAGCAGGAGGAGCAACAACGGAATCGAAATTCTGAAGACAGTAGTTTACGTTGA
- the LOC129776098 gene encoding uncharacterized protein LOC129776098 isoform X2, with amino-acid sequence MRVSINTPEDCTINEQFIKLVQETPMLWNLHLPQYRNRELKEQKWAEVGALFNLSVSFSRDRRWTKPKHIIKNQKGPPMVLLKQDLAALIKSEFPEMHTSSTPTSPSYQISGEPSENGSNETYHDNSDFYNESTTQGANSDGADYGERIESIPDVHLMAADTNPGSSHESKILHRLESSTSGVLENYDRRKHSWARCETLGQRVAQTMYALEEHDPDLALKFDIMLSESITSIKKDQLQRLMSRKQMQQEEQQRNRNSEDSSLR; translated from the exons ATGCGTGTGTCCATAAATACACCCGAGGATTGTACTATTAACGAACAGTTTATCAAGTTGGTACAGGAAACACCAATGCTTTGGAACCTGCACCTGCCCCAGTATCGTAACCGGGAATTGAAGGAGCAGAAATGGGCCGAAGTTGGCGCCTTATTTAATCTTAGTG tttcctTCTCTAGGGACCGGCGATGGACCAAACCCAAGCACATCATCAAAAATCAGAAAGGACCTCCAATGGTGCTTCTGAAGCAGGATCTAGCCGCCTTGATAAAATCCGAATTTCCCGAAATGCACACCAGCTCAACCCCAACATCGCCCAGTTATCAGATTTCCGGCGAACCCTCGGAAAATGGATCCAACGAGACGTACCACGACAATTCCGATTTTTACAATGAGTCAACCACACAGGGTGCCAATTCGGACGGCGCAGATTACGGCGAGCGAATTGAAAGTATTCCCGATGTCCATCTTATGGCAGCAGATACCAATCCTGGTTCATCACACGAGTCCAAGATTCTTCATCGACTGGAATCGTCAACTTCTGGTGTGTTGGAGAACTACGACCGGCGAAAACACAGCTGGGCGCGGTGCGAGACCCTCGGGCAGCGAGTGGCTCAGACGATGTACGCTTTGGAGGAACATGATCCCGATCTGGCGTTGAAGTTCGACATTATGTTGAGTGAGTCAATCACTAGTATCAAGAAAGACCAACTGCAGCGGCTGATGAGTAGAAAACAGATGCAGCAGGAGGAGCAACAACGGAATCGAAATTCTGAAGACAGTAGTTTACGTTGA